Within the Candidatus Saccharibacteria bacterium oral taxon 488 genome, the region AAATGCAACCAGTGTCGCGAATACTGCTGCGGCAACAAGGCCAAACAACTTCCTGACTCTAAGGGTTACAAGTGCCATAAGGGCCGCCATGGCTGCAGATAGAACTACATTAACCTTCTTAAAATATGACGGTAGTTTTGCATTGTCCTTTGGTGCTAGCGCGGTAATTATTCTCGCCTGTAGACCATATTGTGAAGCATAAGGTTTGAGCAGACTGGCGTCGCAATCTTCAGCCATCATGACTGAATTATAATCTTCATTTTTAGCAACGATTAGCGGCCCGCTATAACCAGATTTTTCCTTGCAACGAGCCGTCTTTTCTACTATAGCCGATGAGTCACGCTGAAAGCCATCAAACCATTCGCGCCACAAACCGACTCCAAAAACATTGCCAAAGAAAGATAAAAACAAAACCACCCAAACAACGCTAAAAAACAGTATGCTCTTTTTTCTCTCCATAATACTTACCATATAGTATCATAATTTAACGATAGACTAAAGCAATCACCTAAACTATAATAGCGTCATGAAACCACTTTTATCCATCATCGTCACCGCCCACCACGAAGGCCTCGTTGCCCACAAAACTATGCGCTCCATTGAGCGTGCTGTTAGTCTGCTTTGTGATAGCGATATTTCCTACGAAATAATTGTATCAATCGACCGCGGTGATGAAGAAACTATTCGCTACTTCAGTAATTATACCGCCCTGCCGATAGATATACACCAATGGAATCATGGCGACCTTGCTAAGTCTCGTAACAGTGCCATCACCAAAGTACGTGGCCGTTTTATTGCGTTTATCGACGCCGATGATTTGATGAGTGCCAACTGGTTACGCGATAGTGTGCAATTTTTAACGGCCCACCCCTATGGTAAATATGTTGCTCATAGCGCATACACTATTGAGTTTGAAGGAGCAAATGCCATCGTTGAAAAAGTTGGCCACACCAATAAAGATCGTGATACGCTACTGAGCGTACTCTCGGGACGATGGAACTCGGTCATTATTGCGCCAAGTACTTTACTTCGCCAATTCCCATATACACCAAATAGCCCCGGATATGGCTACGAGGATTGGTTTATGAGCTGTCAGTTCATCCAGCACGGTATCAAAAATGTCCTCATCCCGGAAACCGCTATCTTTGTTCGCCGTAAGGCCACTGGCTCGGAATGGGCACGCCAAAAAACTAGCCGCTCAGTGCTCCGCGCCCACGCCCTCTTTAGTCCATCGCACTTTCGTACCATCAAGCTTGACTCGGTTGCCACGCCTGCCTCAGAGCAGCGGCGCCAAACGAAAAATACCATCAAAGAACTGCTGATTCGTTCTCGCATTCCACTAGGATTGGTTAAGCGCCCGCTGGCAATTATCCGACGCGGACGCAATGCGTTCAAAAAGAAGAAATCGACACCGGCGACCGAGGTGCTACCAGCGTGGCTTGATGCTGAATGGCGAGCATTACATCATATTGAGAAACTAATTTTTCCACCACATCCATTACCGACAGTATACCACACAATTACCGATGATCATTATCGTGTTGGCTTGGCGTACTGGCAAATGTGTCGTGATTTACGAAACGATAGGTATGATTATGTGTTGTTCGTACCGTGGCTCAAGCGTGGCGGTGCTGATCTATTTGCTCTTAACTACGCCAACACCGCTGCGTCACTCGGCAAGAAAGTTTTGGTTATTGCCACAAATGAAGTTGACGCTAATTACTCAGAGTGGCGACCACGACTTAACATCGACGTAGATTTCGTGCCGTTTGGGACAATTACTCGATTTTTCCCGATAGAACAAAAATATAGACTGCTAGAACAATTAATCGAGAATATTCATGCGCCCATACTCCATATTCTCAACTCAGAGCTAGCCTATGATTTTGTGCGAGATCACGCAGTGTATATCAAGGCCACCGGCAAAAAAGTTATTGCTACGTCCTATAGCCAAAGCACCGATGAAACTGGACGAATATTTGGTTTTTCGCACAGTCACCTGCCGCAAGTTTATCACCTGCTGGCCGAGATAACCACCGACAACGAGGCCGTCAAGTCAATGTGGGTTAACGAATATGCTTATGACGCGGATGCAATCACTGTTCATCATCAACCACTTGATAGCAGTATGTATACACCAATAGCAAAGTTGGCTGGTCAAAGGCGTATTCTTTGGGCGTCCCGCCTATCACCAGAGAAATTACCTCAATTAGTCGCAGCCATTGCTGATTTGTTGCCGGGTGATGTCCACGTTGATATGTACGGTGACGCATCGAGCGAGTTTCCCACCCATAAACTACCGTCACATCCACGGGTTCATTACCGCGGCGGCTTTAACGGTATACCGTCACTACCTGTTGATAACTATGACGTCTTTCTCTATACATCGCTCTTTGACGGCATGCCAAATACGCCAATTGAGATAGCTCT harbors:
- a CDS encoding glycosyltransferase, which translates into the protein MKPLLSIIVTAHHEGLVAHKTMRSIERAVSLLCDSDISYEIIVSIDRGDEETIRYFSNYTALPIDIHQWNHGDLAKSRNSAITKVRGRFIAFIDADDLMSANWLRDSVQFLTAHPYGKYVAHSAYTIEFEGANAIVEKVGHTNKDRDTLLSVLSGRWNSVIIAPSTLLRQFPYTPNSPGYGYEDWFMSCQFIQHGIKNVLIPETAIFVRRKATGSEWARQKTSRSVLRAHALFSPSHFRTIKLDSVATPASEQRRQTKNTIKELLIRSRIPLGLVKRPLAIIRRGRNAFKKKKSTPATEVLPAWLDAEWRALHHIEKLIFPPHPLPTVYHTITDDHYRVGLAYWQMCRDLRNDRYDYVLFVPWLKRGGADLFALNYANTAASLGKKVLVIATNEVDANYSEWRPRLNIDVDFVPFGTITRFFPIEQKYRLLEQLIENIHAPILHILNSELAYDFVRDHAVYIKATGKKVIATSYSQSTDETGRIFGFSHSHLPQVYHLLAEITTDNEAVKSMWVNEYAYDADAITVHHQPLDSSMYTPIAKLAGQRRILWASRLSPEKLPQLVAAIADLLPGDVHVDMYGDASSEFPTHKLPSHPRVHYRGGFNGIPSLPVDNYDVFLYTSLFDGMPNTPIEIALRGLPLVAARVGGVADFVGTYGQIVDDITNPKAYADALTVVLDNPKTAFANAQSLRKQALRDFSQKRFLTEVRRMLKR